Proteins encoded by one window of Dioscorea cayenensis subsp. rotundata cultivar TDr96_F1 chromosome 6, TDr96_F1_v2_PseudoChromosome.rev07_lg8_w22 25.fasta, whole genome shotgun sequence:
- the LOC120263060 gene encoding uncharacterized protein LOC120263060, with amino-acid sequence MSKEKTKDNIKARKDLELYCRWPQLHLIESNGQTFKPKAFYCLSKEQKKCVCAWVKQLRLPDGFASNIAHYVNEAQSQLYGMKSHDCHVFMQRLLPIAFRGLLPNSIWDVITELSHFFRDICSTENHFEHMILFEGNIIETICKMEKIFPPGFFDSMEHLPIHLPYEAKVGGPVQYRWMYLFERFLHHIKKKVKILACVEGSICEAYVIEEISFFCSSYFEPNVETT; translated from the exons ATGTCAAAGGAAAAAACCAAGGACAACATCAAGGCACGAAAGGATTTGGAGTTGTATTGTAGATGGCCACAATTGCATTTGATTGAAAGTAATGGACAAACTTTCAAACCTAAGGCATTTTATTGTTTGAGTAAAGAGCAAAAGAAATGCGTATGTGCATGGGTGAAACAGTTGAGACTTCCTGATGGTTTTGCATCAAACATAGCACATTATGTAAATGAGGCCCAAAGCCAATTATATGGGATGAAAAGTCATGATTGTCATGTATTCATGCAACGATTGCTTCCAATTGCATTTCGAGGTCTTCTGCCCAATTCAATTTGGGATGTGATTACTGAACTATCTCATTTCTTTAGAGATATTTGTTCAACTGAAAACCATTTCGAGCATATGATATTATTCGAAGGAAATATCATTGAAACAATTTGTAAGATGGAAAAAATCTTTCCTCCGGGGTTTTTTGATAGCATGGAACATTTACCAATACATCTACCGTATGAGGCTAAGGTGGGTGGGCCTGTACAATATCGCTGGATGTATTTATTTGAAAG atttttgcATCATATCAAGAAGAAGGTGAAAATTTTGGCTTGTGTTGAGGGATCCATTTGTGAGGCATATGTTAttgaagaaatttcatttttttgctcATCATATTTTGAACCCAATGTGGAAACAACTTGA